GCGGCGGGCGTCTGGCCGTCCACCTGGACCACGCAGACTGCGCCCACTGATCTCTTGGCTGACTTGGTTTTCGTAACTTTTTCGCGGCCCAGCGAGAAGTTGGCGATGTTGATGCCGCGCTTGCCGAGGATCGTGCCAGTCTTGCCGATCACGCCGGGCACGTCGAGGTTCTTCATGACGATCAAGTTGCCGGAGAGCGGGCACTCCACGTTGATGTTATCGAGGACCAGCAGGCGCGGCTCGTCGCCCATCAGCACCGCGCCCTCGACGGACGACTCCGCGCCGTGCCCCTTAACCGCGATGCGCAGCGTGTCGGCGGACGCCGAACGTCCCGCGTGCGACTCGTCCACGCGGATGCCGCGCGCCTTGGCGATGGAGACGGAGTTCACCACGTTGGCTTTCTCGTCGAGTATCTGATTCAGCAGGCCCATCAGCGCCGAGTTGCGCAGCAGGCTGGTGTTCATTTTCGAGAGTTTGCCCGAGTAGCGAATCTCGATCGAGGCCGGCGCGCCGGGCGCGATCTGCGCCAGCAGCGAACCCAGCCGCTCGGCAAGATTGAGGTACGGCGCCAGCAGGCGATACTCTTCGGCGGGCAGCGATGGCATGTTCACCGCATTCTGGATAACCGATGCCTTCAGGTAATCGCGCACCTGCTCGGCGATGCGGTAGCCGACGATCTCCTGTGCCTCCGCCGTCGAGCCGGCGATATGCGGCGTGAGCGCGACTTGTTTCAACTCCGTGAGCGGCGAGTTCTTCAGCGGCTCGGCGGAGAACACGTCGAGCGCTGCTCCGGCGATTTGCCCGGCAGCGATGGCCTCGGCCAGCGCCACTTCATCCACCAGCTCGCCGCGCGCGCAGTTAACGATGCGTGCGCCCTTCTTCATTTTCTTCAGGTTCTCGCGCCCAATGATCTTGTCCGTCTCCGGCGTCAGCGGCGTATGCAGACTTAAATAATCCGAGCGGGCGAAGAGATCGTCGAGCGAGACCAGTTCGACATGCAGGTCTTCGGCAAGAGTCGGCGAGATGTAGGGATCATAGCCGATGATGTCCAACTCAAACGCACGAGCGCGCTTGACCACTTCCACGCCGATGCGCCCGAGGCCGAGCAGGCCGAGCGTCTTGCCGCGCAACTCGCTGCCCTCAAAAAGTTTTTTCTCCCAGCGACCGGCGTGCATCGACTCATTCGCTTGCGCCACGGAGCGCGCCATGGACAGCATCAGCGCGAGGGTGTGCTCGGCGACGCTGACGGAGTTGCCGCCCGGCGTGTTCATCACCAGCACACCTTTCTTCGTCGCGGCCTCGATGTCCACGTTATCTACGCCGATGCCGGCGCGTCCGATGACCTTCAGCCTGGGCGCGGCGGCCAGTAGCGCGGCATCGCATTGCACGGCGCTGCGGATTAAGAGAGCGTCGGCGTCCTTCAGCTCGGGGATGAGCTTGTCGCGAGCCGGTTCGCACTCGACTACCTTCCAGCTTTTCTCTTCGCGCAGGAGGTCCACGCCCTTGCGTGAAATTTTTTCGGCGACTACAATCTTCATGGTTTGGTTACCTGCCTGAATCTGAAATGTGGCGGTGCGACGCGAGGGCCGCATGGTAAGGACAGAATCACAGCCCTGAATCTATCGATATTAGAGTACGGCGGTTGGAAATGTCAAAAAGCGGGTGCGTTCGCGCGGGACGAGCCTGCCGGCCCGCCGGGGATGTCTCGGCATGGACAATATGATCGCTGAATCGCTTGCCGATGTGGAACACCCTGCGCTTCACGGTCTTCGTGTGCTCGATCTGACCACGCCGCTGGGGCATATGTGCGGCAAGATACTGGGCGACCTGGGCGCGGACGTCATCAAGGTCGAGCCGCTGGCGGGCGATGCGGGGCGCCGTCGCGCGCCATTCTACACAGATCCCGGTGGCGCGCAGCACAGCCTGTTCTGGCTTTCTTACAACAATAATAAGCGTGGGATCACTCTGCATATTGAATCGGCGGAAGGGCAGGGAATCCTCCGCCAACTAGCCTCCATGTCTGACATCGTCATCGAGTCATTCGCGCCTGGTTACATGGACTCACTCGGTCTAGGACACGAGTCACTCAGGAGTGACAACCCCGGTCTGATCTACACCGCGATCACTCCTTTTGGGCAGACCGGTCCTTACCGCGACTTCCTCGCCAGTGACTTGGAGATTATGGCCTCGGCGGGCATTATGTCATTGACCGGCTATCCCGGCGAGACGCCCTTACGCATCTCGATGCCGCAGTCCGAGGCGTGGACGTCCATGTATGCCGCGATGGGCACGATGACCGCGCTGCATTACCGGAAGGGCGGCGGAGCGGGCCAGATGGTGGACGTCTCGGCGCAGCAGGCCTGTGTGATCCTGTGCGTACACGCGCCCATGTTCTGGGATTTCAACCGTGAACTGGTCACCCGAGAGGGCGAGTACATGACCGGCCGCACCATCACGGGAGCCAAGTTCCGCGCCGTCTGGCCCTGCAAAGATGGCTATCTTTCTTACATCATTTACGGCGGTCCCGCCGGCCAAAAAACCAATCACGAACTCACTAAGTGGATGGACTCACTCGGCGTTGCGTCCGATGTAATGAAAAACAGGAATTGGGATAAGTTTGAAGTGGCCACATTAACTCAAGCGGAAGTGGATGAGATGGAGGCTCCGATTGGAAAGTTCTTCGAGCGACTCACTAAGTCTGAGTTCCTCAGTGGCGTTGTCGAGCGCGGCATGTTGGGCTACCCAGTCGCCAGCACCGCGGACATTCTTCAGGACGACCACCTTGCCGCCCGCAATTTTTGGGAGCCCCTCGCTGTCCCCGGTCGGTCCGAGCCAGTATTGTTTCCCGGCGAGTTTGCTAAGTTCAGCGAGATGAGCTGCCGTATCCGCCGCCCCGCGCCTGCCCTCGGCGAGCACAATGAGGAGGTCTATACCGGACTACTATCTTTCTCCGCTCTGGAAATCGAGCGCTTGCACAAGAACGGGATTGTTTAAGAACCACAATAATTCCAAGTTGCAACGATTCCGCACCCAGTATAATCATGATGGTTTCACATTGCAGAATGACCCGGATTGAGGAGACCCTTATATGAAACGCACTGTATCCGTGTTCGCACTCGCGTGGTGGGTGACCCTGCTGGCGACCCTGCTGGCCGCGCCCGCATTCGCGCAGAATACAGCCGTCGGTTTGTGGAAGAATGTCGTCAAGGACGAAACCACGCTGATCCGCATCTCGGAGGTGGGTGGCAAGCTCGCAGGGAAGATTGAGAAGGTCCTGAAGAACAACTACGAAGACCCCGCCGCCAAGTGCGTGAAGTGCAAGGACGACAAAAAGGACAAGCCCATGGCCGGCCTCGAACTGATCTGGGACATGGTGAAGGACGGCGACAAGTGGAGCGGCGGCAAGCTGCTCGACCCGGACTCCGGCCGCATCGTCAACTGCAAACTGGAGACCTCCTAGGGCGGCAAAAAGCTGCTGGTGAAAGGCTCTATCGCCTTCCTAAGCAAAACTCAAACCTGGACCCGCGAAGAATAACTTAGGCGCAATGCCCGTCGCGGTGGGATATCTGATCCGTGAACCTGAATAATCTGGGATCGCTCATGGCCATCGCGCTGGCGGTGCTGTTGGTGCGCCGCTATCGTGCGTTGCCGCATCTTCTGCCGCTGCCGCGCTATGGGACAGTCGGGGCCGTGCTGCTCATCGGAGCCATGTTTCTGAACGCCATGGATGTGGTCATCGCGGAAGTGTTCTTCACTCCGCTGTGCTGGACCGGCTATATCCTGTGGGCCGACGGCGCCATCGCCGCGCTGCGGGGCCGTTCGTTACTGCACGACAATCGCCGCCATTTTCTGCTGCTAACGATTTGCTCCATACCGCTGTGGATGATCTTCGAGGTCTACAACCTTCGCCTGCACAATTGGATTTACGCCGGCTTGCCCAGTAATAGCGCATTGCGAGTGATCGCGTTCGTCTGGGCCTTCGCGACCATCTGGCCGGGCGTATTCACCACCGCCACCTTGTTGCGCGCCATGGACTGGAACGCCGAGCCGGAGCCTGCGGAGGAAGCCGAGCCGGAGCTTGTGGAGGAAAATGAGCCATGGGGTGCCGCGCCTCCGCCGACTCAAACACACGCTGCCTGGAATTCGCTAAACCTGGCGAGCATGGCGGTAGGGATCATTTTCCTACTCGTTCCTGTCTTGCTGCCGCAGGCAGTCAGCATCTACCTATTCGGAGCGGTGTGGCTCGGACCCGTCCTGCTGCTCGAACCCATCAATATGCGCCTCGGCCACGGCTCACTCTGGCGCGCCTTTGGTCAACAGGCGCGGCGCGGCGACCGTTCGCGGCTGTATGCGCTGCTGTGGGCAGGCGCCATCTGCGGGATCCTGTGGGAGTTCTGGAATCACGCGTCGGCGGCGCGCTTGGTTTACACCTTCCCCATATTTCCTGAGTGGCGTATCTTCGCCATGCCTGTTGTCGGCTATCTGGGATTTCCCGTCTTCGCGCTGGATTGCTTCGCGATGTACGCGCTGATCGATCCCGCATTGCGGCGGGGCCTCGATAAAATAAGCGGGACGCCCGTCGGAAGCCACACGGTTCTGGAACTTTGACACGGACAGAGCCGCGCCGCTGCATAAACACCGATGGCAGAATCGGGCGTAGTCTGATACATCTATACTGC
This sequence is a window from Acidobacteriota bacterium. Protein-coding genes within it:
- a CDS encoding CoA transferase is translated as MDNMIAESLADVEHPALHGLRVLDLTTPLGHMCGKILGDLGADVIKVEPLAGDAGRRRAPFYTDPGGAQHSLFWLSYNNNKRGITLHIESAEGQGILRQLASMSDIVIESFAPGYMDSLGLGHESLRSDNPGLIYTAITPFGQTGPYRDFLASDLEIMASAGIMSLTGYPGETPLRISMPQSEAWTSMYAAMGTMTALHYRKGGGAGQMVDVSAQQACVILCVHAPMFWDFNRELVTREGEYMTGRTITGAKFRAVWPCKDGYLSYIIYGGPAGQKTNHELTKWMDSLGVASDVMKNRNWDKFEVATLTQAEVDEMEAPIGKFFERLTKSEFLSGVVERGMLGYPVASTADILQDDHLAARNFWEPLAVPGRSEPVLFPGEFAKFSEMSCRIRRPAPALGEHNEEVYTGLLSFSALEIERLHKNGIV
- a CDS encoding DUF2147 domain-containing protein — encoded protein: MKRTVSVFALAWWVTLLATLLAAPAFAQNTAVGLWKNVVKDETTLIRISEVGGKLAGKIEKVLKNNYEDPAAKCVKCKDDKKDKPMAGLELIWDMVKDGDKWSGGKLLDPDSGRIVNCKLETS
- a CDS encoding phosphoglycerate dehydrogenase, yielding MKIVVAEKISRKGVDLLREEKSWKVVECEPARDKLIPELKDADALLIRSAVQCDAALLAAAPRLKVIGRAGIGVDNVDIEAATKKGVLVMNTPGGNSVSVAEHTLALMLSMARSVAQANESMHAGRWEKKLFEGSELRGKTLGLLGLGRIGVEVVKRARAFELDIIGYDPYISPTLAEDLHVELVSLDDLFARSDYLSLHTPLTPETDKIIGRENLKKMKKGARIVNCARGELVDEVALAEAIAAGQIAGAALDVFSAEPLKNSPLTELKQVALTPHIAGSTAEAQEIVGYRIAEQVRDYLKASVIQNAVNMPSLPAEEYRLLAPYLNLAERLGSLLAQIAPGAPASIEIRYSGKLSKMNTSLLRNSALMGLLNQILDEKANVVNSVSIAKARGIRVDESHAGRSASADTLRIAVKGHGAESSVEGAVLMGDEPRLLVLDNINVECPLSGNLIVMKNLDVPGVIGKTGTILGKRGINIANFSLGREKVTKTKSAKRSVGAVCVVQVDGQTPAAVIKELTKIPANTFARAVELPE